A single Chryseobacterium sp. DNA region contains:
- a CDS encoding thioredoxin family protein translates to MKNYWEKGISFEDYLQIAKERLENPASQQEADYKQYYELGLHRMDRTIKKYVPDEEQLKELACKNFDGKILIISEAWCGDASATVPALFRFFEGHNEVRVFLRDRDKSLISRFLTNGTESIPKVIILDKDFNVKNSWGPRPKYGYELLMKYKADPEAYPKDSFYNDLQIYYAKNRGKDAVQEILDLL, encoded by the coding sequence ATGAAAAATTACTGGGAGAAAGGAATTTCGTTTGAAGACTATCTTCAAATCGCCAAGGAAAGATTAGAGAATCCGGCCAGCCAACAGGAAGCTGATTATAAACAATATTATGAACTGGGACTTCATAGAATGGACAGAACTATAAAAAAGTATGTTCCGGATGAAGAGCAGCTGAAAGAATTGGCCTGCAAAAATTTTGACGGCAAGATCCTGATCATCTCAGAAGCATGGTGCGGTGATGCCAGCGCAACAGTTCCTGCACTGTTCAGGTTCTTTGAAGGACATAATGAAGTCCGGGTTTTCCTGAGAGACCGTGACAAAAGCCTGATCAGCCGGTTTTTGACAAACGGAACAGAGTCTATTCCTAAAGTCATTATCCTTGATAAAGACTTTAATGTAAAAAACTCCTGGGGACCGCGTCCAAAATATGGATATGAATTGCTGATGAAATATAAGGCAGATCCTGAAGCTTATCCGAAAGACAGCTTTTACAATGACCTGCAAATCTACTATGCAAAGAACAGAGGTAAAGATGCCGTTCAGGAAATCTTAGATTTATTATAA
- a CDS encoding TlpA disulfide reductase family protein, whose amino-acid sequence MKKSIIYIVLIVIIGIIAFVPGVKDFLKNQFFPIATIENAVHVSEEDYDIDLKGTNAPSTNLKNFRNKAVFLNFWGTWCPPCRKEWPTIQKLYDSRKGNVDFILIAMNDKEEDVRKFLKENNYTVPVYIAQSPISEKILPKVFPTTFLLDKTGRIIIKEDAYRDWNTETVHQFIDNIIK is encoded by the coding sequence ATGAAAAAGAGTATTATCTATATCGTACTGATCGTCATCATTGGTATCATAGCTTTTGTGCCGGGAGTAAAGGATTTTCTTAAAAATCAGTTTTTCCCTATCGCTACGATTGAAAATGCCGTGCATGTAAGCGAAGAAGACTATGATATTGATCTTAAAGGCACCAATGCACCAAGTACCAATCTTAAAAACTTCAGAAACAAAGCTGTTTTCCTGAACTTCTGGGGAACATGGTGCCCGCCGTGCAGAAAAGAATGGCCTACTATCCAGAAATTATATGACTCCCGAAAAGGAAATGTAGATTTCATCCTTATTGCCATGAATGACAAAGAAGAGGATGTACGAAAGTTTTTGAAAGAAAATAATTACACAGTTCCTGTCTATATTGCTCAAAGTCCGATATCTGAAAAAATTCTTCCTAAAGTATTTCCCACTACTTTCCTTTTGGATAAAACAGGCAGAATCATCATTAAGGAGGATGCTTACAGGGATTGGAACACAGAGACTGTGCATCAGTTCATTGACAATATTATCAAATAG
- a CDS encoding DUF1232 domain-containing protein: MKYSKLNLAKEAISHKGFVKKIPDIFRMVKMWRKGLYPIKSIDIILPLLGILYVISPIDLLPEFAIPVLGVMDDLAVLSLTIPKLIKEVDKFLLWEAEQKYSGAKIIDAEIIK; the protein is encoded by the coding sequence ATGAAGTATTCAAAGTTAAATCTTGCAAAAGAAGCAATCAGTCACAAAGGTTTTGTAAAAAAAATCCCTGATATATTCAGAATGGTAAAAATGTGGAGAAAAGGGCTTTACCCCATAAAATCCATTGATATTATTCTTCCTCTATTAGGTATTTTATATGTAATCTCCCCTATCGACCTTCTTCCTGAGTTTGCCATACCGGTACTGGGAGTAATGGATGACCTGGCGGTATTGTCGCTAACCATTCCTAAGTTGATCAAAGAAGTTGACAAATTTTTACTTTGGGAGGCGGAGCAAAAATACAGCGGAGCCAAAATTATTGATGCTGAAATCATAAAATAA
- the pyrF gene encoding orotidine-5'-phosphate decarboxylase, with the protein MESKKEFFLECYKLGIIKFGRFTLKSGIESPFYVDLRPLASDPKILKNLANYLLEMLPLDNFDLICGVPYAALPMATAMSLESYIPLIIKRKEAKSYGTKKLIEGIYQKGQNCLLVEDVITSGKSLVETIAEVEQEDLKVSDIVVVLDREQGGKQLLESKGYNVHTLFNISEVCTILQETGELSDEEVKRIQDFLQGNHIQFEEEIRVSYEEKLNTTEHSVSKKLLETAIAKKSNLIASADVTTTQELLALAEKVGPHIIALKTHIDIISDFDYEKTITPLKEIAARHQFLLMEDRKFADIGNTQELQFTSGVFKITEWADFVTSQVIGGFESLDCFKNVGVVAIVGMSSKGTLTTASYREEALKIASSHPNVIGGVSQNKIPEDLLLFTPGVNVAGSGDGKGQQYNTPEHVFKTLHTDFIIVGRGIYKSEDPEASAITYKTEGWNAYINSLEKKAIQN; encoded by the coding sequence ATGGAAAGTAAAAAAGAATTCTTCTTGGAGTGTTACAAACTAGGCATCATCAAATTCGGAAGGTTTACCTTAAAAAGTGGGATTGAAAGTCCTTTTTATGTAGACTTAAGACCATTGGCTTCTGATCCTAAAATTTTGAAAAACCTTGCAAATTATTTATTGGAAATGCTTCCATTGGATAATTTTGATCTCATCTGCGGAGTTCCTTATGCAGCCCTTCCTATGGCTACGGCAATGTCATTGGAAAGCTATATTCCATTAATCATTAAACGCAAAGAGGCAAAGAGCTATGGTACCAAGAAACTGATCGAAGGAATTTACCAGAAAGGGCAAAACTGTCTTTTGGTAGAAGATGTGATCACTTCCGGAAAATCTTTGGTTGAGACCATTGCAGAGGTGGAACAGGAAGACCTGAAAGTTTCAGATATCGTTGTGGTACTGGACAGGGAACAGGGCGGAAAACAGCTGTTAGAAAGTAAAGGCTACAACGTTCATACTCTTTTCAATATTTCGGAGGTATGCACAATTCTTCAGGAAACCGGAGAATTGTCTGATGAAGAAGTAAAAAGAATTCAGGATTTCCTTCAGGGCAATCATATTCAGTTTGAAGAAGAAATCAGGGTATCTTATGAAGAAAAACTGAATACTACGGAACATTCCGTTTCAAAGAAATTATTAGAAACGGCAATAGCAAAAAAGTCTAACCTTATTGCTTCCGCAGATGTTACAACAACTCAGGAACTTCTGGCACTGGCTGAAAAAGTAGGACCTCATATCATTGCTTTAAAAACTCATATTGATATCATTTCAGATTTTGATTACGAAAAAACAATTACCCCATTAAAAGAAATTGCTGCAAGACATCAGTTTTTATTGATGGAGGACAGAAAATTTGCTGATATCGGAAATACTCAGGAACTTCAGTTCACAAGCGGGGTATTTAAAATTACAGAATGGGCAGATTTTGTAACCTCACAGGTGATCGGTGGATTTGAATCATTAGACTGCTTCAAAAATGTAGGAGTAGTGGCTATCGTTGGAATGTCCTCGAAAGGTACGTTAACTACTGCCAGCTACCGTGAAGAAGCTTTGAAAATAGCATCATCGCATCCTAATGTAATTGGAGGAGTCTCGCAAAATAAAATTCCTGAAGATCTTTTATTATTTACTCCGGGAGTCAATGTAGCAGGCTCAGGTGACGGTAAGGGACAGCAGTATAATACACCTGAACACGTCTTTAAAACTTTACATACAGATTTTATTATTGTAGGAAGAGGAATCTATAAATCTGAAGATCCCGAAGCTTCTGCCATCACCTATAAAACTGAAGGCTGGAACGCTTATATTAATTCTTTGGAAAAAAAGGCAATTCAGAATTAA
- a CDS encoding aminopeptidase produces the protein MKKITICLILLLGVVQVSAQKDSISIEAKLSSDRKNLEISQEIIYYNYSDKDLHTVKLLNWISAYNKRETSLVYRKLEDRNNDLHFAKSDQLGKLLELDIKDSENQPISVTSLSDENLFLPLKEALKPGKSIKLQLRYRMQLPDKKFTGYGASAQNTALKYFFIVPDHFDPDNIVKKSYNDIEEPASFNTFWTINFDIPVNTFIEGSLPQIQTSSFKGYSDSDPEFLISQSQYPSVKTNIDGIETEIKFGYNLRPEEKQNLEFYLPLHLKFLKEKIGVLPKNIFISDKFRAKEDFFGNNDITFWKFRFQLFTDAEKTDLDYFGIITKKILDENIIADKEKDHWFKNGLRSYLEIQYLKKFYKDAKLLGTLPETRLFGIKPLKLFHASKVKLLDRYGLAYQYIMLQNLDQKIGEDFTALSNFNDMAISGFETGSLFNYSADKMGYETFNTLVKDYISQNTGKKINPEEFLTSLSEKDKTTGYLSGFFKQKNRVDFKLKNIKKEKDSLQIRIAKNTDVSIPVKLETETREGEKKAYWIDTEENQHITNLSLPASDNIYKITLNSGYIFPESNYRDNFLYAKGLFSNTKKIKFKLIKDIPNPEYNEIYVSPRVRFNNTYDKFLLGVNLKNQSFFDQKFLYSVTPTYSTGTGKLTGSGAVSYSFLPAESIIRSLTFGVSGSYFHYDYGLAYRKGSAFSSVSFRKDPRSTVSRSIGLSYNYFERDLSPVMIANNDYQKYNLWSLGYGYSDSQMIHEKSLSLSTQGMEDFNKITAEGFYRWEFAPKQKLSLRLFAGYFLRNDTRNNLFNYGISRVSNYAFSYNLLGESASSGILSQQFVLADGGFKSFIPGTVNRWITSLNVDSSIWKIFHVYADAGIYKNQDRPAKFIWDSGIKVRIIPDFLEVYFPVQSSLGFEPAFKDYARRIRYTLVLNLGSIINAARRGWY, from the coding sequence TTGAAAAAGATCACCATTTGTCTTATTTTACTTTTAGGAGTTGTACAGGTTTCTGCACAAAAAGACAGCATATCTATTGAAGCAAAACTGTCTTCGGACAGAAAAAATCTAGAGATCAGTCAGGAAATTATTTATTATAATTATTCTGACAAGGACCTTCATACGGTAAAACTTCTGAACTGGATTTCCGCCTATAATAAACGGGAAACCTCATTGGTTTATAGAAAACTGGAAGACAGAAATAACGATCTGCATTTTGCAAAATCTGATCAGCTGGGGAAACTTCTGGAACTGGATATTAAAGATTCAGAAAATCAACCTATTTCTGTCACTTCTCTTTCAGATGAGAATCTGTTTCTCCCTCTGAAAGAAGCATTAAAGCCCGGCAAATCCATTAAGCTGCAGTTACGGTACCGGATGCAGCTTCCTGATAAAAAATTTACAGGATACGGAGCATCTGCTCAGAATACTGCACTAAAATATTTCTTTATTGTTCCGGATCATTTTGATCCGGACAATATTGTCAAAAAAAGCTATAATGACATTGAAGAACCGGCCAGTTTCAATACTTTCTGGACCATCAATTTTGATATTCCTGTAAATACTTTTATAGAAGGCAGCCTGCCGCAGATCCAGACCAGTTCTTTTAAAGGTTATTCAGATTCTGACCCCGAATTTTTAATCTCTCAAAGTCAGTATCCATCGGTAAAGACCAATATTGACGGTATTGAAACCGAAATTAAATTTGGTTACAATCTGAGACCCGAAGAAAAGCAAAATCTGGAATTCTACCTGCCTCTGCATTTAAAGTTCCTTAAGGAAAAAATCGGGGTCCTTCCGAAGAATATTTTTATTTCTGATAAATTCAGGGCGAAAGAAGATTTCTTCGGAAACAATGATATCACCTTCTGGAAATTCAGATTCCAGCTCTTTACAGATGCCGAAAAAACAGACCTTGATTATTTTGGAATCATTACCAAAAAAATTCTGGACGAAAACATTATTGCTGATAAAGAGAAAGATCACTGGTTTAAAAACGGATTAAGATCCTACCTGGAAATCCAGTATCTGAAGAAATTCTATAAGGATGCGAAACTGTTAGGAACACTTCCGGAAACAAGGCTATTCGGAATCAAGCCTTTAAAATTATTCCATGCTTCCAAAGTAAAGCTTTTAGACCGGTACGGATTGGCCTATCAATATATTATGTTGCAAAACCTCGATCAGAAGATTGGTGAAGACTTTACAGCGCTGAGTAATTTCAATGATATGGCAATAAGTGGTTTTGAAACAGGAAGCCTGTTCAATTATTCCGCTGATAAAATGGGATATGAAACCTTCAATACCCTTGTAAAAGACTATATATCCCAAAATACCGGAAAAAAGATCAATCCTGAAGAATTTTTGACAAGCCTTTCTGAAAAGGACAAAACAACAGGATATCTCTCAGGTTTTTTTAAACAAAAGAACAGGGTTGACTTTAAGCTTAAGAACATTAAAAAAGAAAAAGATTCTTTACAGATAAGAATTGCAAAAAATACGGATGTTTCAATCCCTGTAAAACTCGAAACCGAAACCAGGGAAGGAGAAAAAAAAGCGTATTGGATAGACACTGAAGAGAACCAGCATATTACCAATTTATCTCTTCCCGCTTCAGATAATATCTATAAAATCACGTTAAACAGCGGCTATATATTCCCTGAATCCAATTACAGAGATAATTTTCTCTATGCCAAAGGATTGTTTTCCAATACCAAAAAAATTAAGTTTAAATTAATAAAAGATATTCCGAATCCGGAATACAATGAAATTTATGTCAGTCCAAGAGTTCGTTTCAACAATACTTATGATAAATTTCTTCTAGGAGTTAATTTAAAAAATCAATCTTTTTTTGATCAGAAATTCCTGTATTCGGTTACTCCAACGTACAGTACCGGGACAGGAAAACTGACAGGATCCGGAGCAGTCTCCTATTCTTTTCTTCCAGCTGAAAGCATTATCCGAAGTCTGACTTTTGGGGTTTCCGGCTCCTATTTCCACTATGATTACGGATTGGCTTACAGAAAAGGATCTGCATTTTCCTCCGTCAGTTTCAGAAAGGATCCCAGAAGTACGGTAAGCAGAAGCATCGGTCTTTCATACAATTATTTTGAAAGAGACCTGAGCCCTGTTATGATCGCCAATAACGACTACCAAAAATATAATCTTTGGAGTCTTGGATACGGATACAGTGACAGCCAGATGATTCATGAAAAAAGCTTGAGCCTGAGCACACAGGGAATGGAAGATTTCAATAAAATTACGGCAGAAGGTTTTTACAGATGGGAATTTGCGCCAAAACAAAAGTTGAGCCTTCGTTTATTTGCCGGGTATTTTTTGAGAAATGACACCAGAAATAACCTGTTTAATTATGGAATTTCAAGAGTTTCAAATTATGCGTTTTCCTACAATCTGTTAGGAGAAAGTGCGAGCAGCGGTATCCTTTCACAGCAGTTTGTTTTAGCTGACGGCGGCTTCAAATCATTCATTCCGGGGACTGTCAATCGGTGGATTACTTCTTTGAATGTAGACTCCAGCATATGGAAGATATTTCATGTATATGCAGATGCCGGTATTTATAAAAACCAGGACCGGCCGGCAAAATTTATCTGGGACAGTGGTATTAAAGTAAGAATTATCCCTGATTTCCTGGAAGTTTATTTTCCCGTACAGTCTTCCCTGGGATTTGAACCGGCCTTCAAGGATTATGCAAGGCGTATCAGATATACTCTTGTCCTTAATCTGGGCTCCATTATTAATGCGGCAAGAAGAGGTTGGTATTAA
- a CDS encoding lamin tail domain-containing protein encodes MLSMTALANAQIVINEIYGGSENSGAVLKNNYIVLKNIGTVPASLSGATIQYAPAVGAFTQYHTLPDITLNPEQSYLVQEAAIGNGTVNLPAPDFIATAVTNFDGTVNKSIGIKISGVSGKIALASDKVQIPGPVSSNVLDFVGYGANADQFKGDGPAPSPTPSAALKRISGNSEDNKIDFSIEGNAKSDFVQNPFIKNGEIIFGTEIGDIKVYDTFRRVVKKAATKTALALDITELPKGTYIVTGTINNVPVSQKIVKD; translated from the coding sequence ATGTTGTCGATGACAGCATTGGCAAATGCCCAAATCGTTATTAATGAGATTTATGGAGGCAGCGAAAACTCTGGGGCAGTATTAAAAAATAATTATATTGTACTTAAAAATATAGGCACTGTTCCCGCTTCATTATCAGGGGCCACTATACAATACGCACCTGCGGTGGGGGCTTTTACACAATATCACACATTACCGGATATTACCCTAAATCCTGAGCAGAGCTATCTGGTTCAGGAAGCTGCGATCGGAAATGGCACCGTAAATTTGCCTGCACCGGATTTTATTGCAACTGCCGTTACCAATTTCGACGGAACTGTGAATAAGTCTATAGGAATAAAGATTTCAGGAGTGTCGGGGAAAATTGCTTTGGCAAGTGATAAGGTACAAATTCCGGGACCCGTTTCTTCCAATGTACTGGATTTTGTAGGGTACGGAGCGAATGCTGATCAGTTTAAAGGCGATGGTCCGGCTCCTTCTCCTACACCATCGGCAGCTCTGAAAAGAATTTCTGGCAATAGTGAGGACAATAAAATTGATTTTTCTATTGAAGGCAATGCAAAGTCGGATTTTGTCCAGAATCCTTTTATAAAAAACGGCGAAATTATTTTCGGAACAGAGATTGGCGATATCAAAGTATACGATACATTCAGAAGAGTGGTAAAAAAAGCAGCAACTAAAACAGCCTTAGCACTGGATATTACAGAATTGCCCAAAGGAACTTATATTGTGACAGGAACCATTAATAATGTTCCTGTTTCTCAGAAAATTGTAAAAGATTAA
- a CDS encoding T9SS type A sorting domain-containing protein, which yields MKKLYSFFATVLVATGVFAQTVFNATFDDVTGTGGNDAGWSGSVATSGFSDGSTSYTTGGAWTFAKVYRGNQCLKVGTGSAKGTVTTPTISLTGNGVLTFRAGAWNGANEITTLNISATGGTLSQPTVTLVKGSFSTYTVNITGATGAVTLTFEGSVTANNRFFIDDIVVNAGTTLAVSDAKTVKSGNFVKNSFVTNDEIVFGSDVKDVKVFNMVGQVVKTASVKQNGTVSVAELAKGNYIVTGTVNNAPVSQKILKD from the coding sequence ATGAAAAAACTTTATTCGTTTTTTGCTACTGTTTTAGTAGCGACAGGTGTTTTTGCCCAAACAGTTTTTAACGCTACATTTGATGACGTAACAGGAACAGGAGGAAATGATGCAGGATGGAGTGGAAGTGTTGCTACATCTGGATTTAGTGATGGAAGTACATCTTACACGACTGGAGGTGCATGGACTTTTGCTAAAGTGTATAGAGGAAATCAGTGTCTAAAAGTAGGAACTGGTTCAGCAAAAGGGACTGTTACTACTCCTACTATTAGTTTAACAGGCAACGGAGTTTTAACTTTCAGAGCAGGTGCGTGGAATGGAGCTAATGAAATTACTACGTTAAACATTTCTGCTACTGGTGGTACTCTAAGTCAGCCGACTGTAACTTTGGTGAAGGGATCATTTTCTACATATACAGTGAATATTACAGGAGCTACAGGAGCTGTAACTCTTACATTTGAAGGTTCAGTTACTGCTAATAACAGATTCTTTATTGATGATATTGTTGTTAATGCCGGAACTACTTTAGCTGTTTCAGATGCTAAAACTGTAAAATCAGGAAACTTTGTGAAGAATTCTTTCGTTACCAATGACGAAATTGTTTTCGGATCAGATGTTAAAGATGTAAAAGTTTTCAATATGGTTGGACAGGTTGTAAAAACAGCTTCTGTAAAACAAAATGGAACAGTAAGCGTTGCTGAATTAGCAAAAGGAAACTATATCGTAACAGGAACAGTAAACAATGCACCTGTTTCTCAAAAAATATTGAAAGACTAA